The window ttcccacGCACAATGCGCACTACTACGCCTGTACAAGAGGGGTTACCGACCGTGCAGGCGCCCCTTGTCCTTTCCGTTCTTCGGGAGAGACGAGGGAAGAGCGCCTGCGCTTGACGGCTCCCCAAACGAACAGGCGAAATGAAAGGACAGAGGTGCGGGCCCACAGGCAGACGACGCCTCCGCGCCACCATGCGCTTTGCGGCCGGAAGCCTAAAAGCCCCACAAAAGGGGCAGCTagggggtggatgggtgggggggtggggtggagaggaggcagacaAGTGCATaactcctcccctctcccctccctcctcctctcgtgtgtgtttgtctcGCCTCTTTTGTAAGCGCCTCtctgcacgcgtgtgtggccCCGTGCCCCATCCGTCGTGAGTGTTGGACTTCGATCCACGCTGCTCCTCCCTActgcaccgcccccccccctaaaGCCTCTTCCCTCGACCTGATGCATGATTGCTATCGAAGAGCTTCATGGACACGTCTTCCGCTTCCCCTACGTAAAGTGGGGCGGATCGGTGACAACTCATCGTTGCGCGGGTCAAGTAAACACGCacatccctctcccctctcgaCCCTGTGCCGCCAtttgtctttcttttttgcctctccctcccctctcccactttccacgacctcctcccttcctctccgtAGGCCAtacccgctgctgctgccctcgccATGGTGCCACTGTCGATTTATCTCAACAGTGATGTCGGGATGGAGCGGCCGTACCACACCTCCATTCCCGCCAACGTCGACACCTTGGCGGAGCTCTGCCAGTACCTAACGGACCGTATACCCCTGCGGCCAGGCGAGGACACCACCGGTCGAGGGTATCGATTTCTCTACTCTGTTACGGGCAAGCCACTTTGGCGCGTGAAGGAGTGCATCGAAGCGCGTACAATTGTGCTGAGCGTGGGGCCGGGTTTCCTTGTGCGTCGCCCAGCAAATTTCACGGTGGGGCcacaagcggcagcaggctCTGTAGTCGACATCACACCAGACAGGCCGGCAACGCAACCGGGCCCCGAGGCTGGCTGGGGGCGAGAGGGGTCACCCACCGCTTCACCTCCGATTAAGCAGCCAGTCGACGACAGGTACAGCatgcgcagtggcgctggtggcagaGCCAATGGCGACACCGCCTATTACCCCGCTAGGAACGCGCCGACAAGCAGCCACGcagcctctgccgccactTTCCCCTCTGGGGGTGTAGCAGTGGAGCAGGGCAGTGTAGATGCCACGTGGCCACCCGGCCCAGCCGTGCGTCAACCTTCACCAACcgaggaaagagaacgcCTCTTCAGCATCACACTGAACACGGCGATGAGGGGACGTGGGTCCTCTGGTGGAAGGCCGACGTCATCGCAGCCGCCGTCAATGCTGAACAGCCTCGGCGTCGCGTCCTCTGCCGCAGGGAGCACCGCAGAAGCGCGCCTCTTCACCTCAGTACCACCCCGAACTGCACCGGTTCCGGCAAGGACGTCCACCGCATACTGTGGGACTGACGGCCTCGGCGGCTCAGCAGCATGTGCACAGACGGACTTGCCATATGGGCAATATGCAGCCACCTCTTCGACGAGTGCGGCAAGGACACCGCGCGGTGTGGTATTCGTGGCACACAAAGCATAccccctgccgctgcgcccgGCCTTTGAAAAGACGTGCTCTCTCGCTAGTAATCTCTCCGTCCTGCCGCCCCAGCATCAGCCCCTCTCACCCACGTCGATCTCCAGCAGCCTAGAGTGTCTTCTTCTACGCAAATGGGCCGCCTATCAACGACTGCACAGCACCGCTCCCACCGATCTTGTCGCTGGCGAAGCGTTCTCGCACCTCTTCAACTCACTCGCCCCGAAGAGCGCGGCAACCAGCAGTGCGCCATGTCGGGTGCTTGTGAGCGGGCCACCCCGCAGTGGcgtctccaccaccgcctcctttctACTCCGCCACTACCTGCGCACGTTGCAGTTTCAGCCAAACTACCCGTTCAACAATTCGGTGCTACTCGTCCTTGACTTTCACTGGCTTTTGGGGTCGGAAACggcggccgcgctgcagccgccgcggcttcTACTTGACCTTAGTGCACTCTACCAGCTCATTGTACGCACTGTGATCGATGCTgttgtggcgctgcggccggCGCTACGGGAGGCAGGACTGCTGTTGGCGCAGCTGTGGGACTTGGTCATTAAGCCAAACGTGCAgcctccagcaccaccgaACTTCACCACGTTTAAACAGGCCGCCATGTTTGTGGGCGTCGATGTGCTTGCAAGCTGGACAAGACTCGCCGAGCAGATGTATCCGATTCTCCAGGCAGCGTGTCGCACACCCGATGTACTCGAGCTTCGGTCCGCCGCGATTGACCTCATCTTCTACGCCATTCCCGCCGAGCTCGTCTCCTCGCTGAAGTTCTCCGGCCTGGTTTACGTTCTGGACGGGTTAGAGCACCTAGCGCGCTGCTACCCGCATCGTGTGGCACGGCCAGCTGGTGACCTCGGGCCGCTCCTGCAGGCTGTCACGGCAGACCCTCGCACGCACCTAATCGTCGCCTGGCCGTCAACGCTTGCACCGCAGACGATGTACCTGCCAGACCTCATGGCCCACGTGTCTACCATCGGCCTTGTGACGCGCGCCGCGCTGAATGCAAGACAGTTTCCGCAGGTACTGCGCTGCCGTGAAAAGGAGTATCCACTGGAGGTATTCCTTGGCTGCCCCGGTTATCTCTCCATCTTGTCAGCCATAGCGAAGCCGTTCCGCAAAACACTGACGCTTCCCACCATGACCCTTTCGGCACATTATCAGCAGAACTATGAGAAGAGCGGTGCGGGGGAAGCGGAAGGCTACGCGCTTCGCCTCGACACCCCCGCAGCTGCCCGTGTGCTGGAAGAGCTTCTACAGTTTGTGCAAACACTGCTCGTACGTTGATAAGAGCTTCACTTCACTTGCATTTTTCGCcgtaggtgtgcgtgttgctTGTGGACCactttttttggggggagggggaggcgagatACTccggaagggaagggggggagtgcgCACAGGGGTGTAAAAGCTGAGGGGtaccacccacccacccacccacgccgtTTCTTGACCCTTTCTTCCCCCCGCACACTCCTCGTTCTCCAATTACGACCTGTAGTTTGTGTGAGcgcatatgtgtgtgctgccTGTTTGTTCGTTTCTTTACACACATTAGAGTTTCTTGGCTCACCGGTCGTCTGACACGGTCTCACTCATTCGCGCTTAGAATCACCCATGATCCTGCAcctgcgggtgtgtgtgtgtgtgtgcttcgcGTCCGCTCTACTTTCTGGCGcagctcacacacacatacacacacagccacacacgcgAGAAACATACTTATCCTAACTGAAAGATAAGTGCGCTACTGCATCACCTCTTTATCTGCTCTCTTCATCATGGACGACTCAACGCAGGTAGGCGGTCTCTGCAGCCCGCACCCAATGAGTACCCCATtcctcgctgccaccgctcccGCCTCTCCTCGTGTCCCATCTTGGCCCCTTACCACCCCTCTGCAACGCTACCATTGTCGACTCCCTAACGACACCAATGCTCACAAATGAAAGAACACGCGCGCGAAGGGttcccccccaccaccaccaccaccacctttctttcccttATTGCTCGCTCCCTCTGTTGTTTCTGCCCCCTGTGTATCGAAGCGCTCTTGTCAGTCTCACTGGTTCTCTACGCGGATACAGACGTGAATTACGTAACGACGGTTggctcactctctccttcccctgGCCATACTACGTGCGCCTCGCACGCAGGCGGGTGAGGGACGCAGTACACACTCggtggaggaaaagaaacgcacaAAAAGATGCCCAGCGATGAGAGCCGCTGGTGTTTGATCGAGAGCGACCCGGCAGTGTTCAGGGAGATCGTTCAAACCGTCGGCGTGAAGGGGGTCTCTGTGGAGGACCTCATTATGCTCGACCCCTCGATTCTAGAGCAGTACGAGGACGTATACAGTcttgtgttgttgttcaAGTGGCAGTCATCGGAGcaggcgtcgctgctgggcACCGTCGTGAAGGACGCGCCGGTGTTCTTTGCCAAGCAAGTGATCCACAACGCCTGTGCCACGCTTGCCATCATGAACACGCTGTGCAACTACTCGGATCAGGTGGATCTGGGGCCGAAAGTGCAGAACTACCTGAGCTTCTGCCAAGATCTCGACCCTGAGATGCGCGGCTCGCTCCTGGACAGCTTcgacgagctgcgcgaggcccATAACTCCTTCGCGCCACGCTCGGCGTTTGAGAAAGATGAGCCGTCGCAGAAGAACGCGGACGTCTATCACTTTGTCTCCTTTGTGTACCGCCACGGACACATCTGGGAGCTGGATGGGCTGCAGGAGGGCCCGCTGCAGTGCCGGGAGGCGACCGACGCGAACTACCGAGAGGCACTCGTTGAGgtagtgcagcggcgcatcgaCGACATTGCGGCGAAGGATACGACGGGCGCCGGACAGGGCATCTCCTTCTCGCTCATGACGATTGTCGCTGACCCCGTTACGGTGTTGGAAAGGAACATTGCGGCTCTCAGAGCGGAAGAAAAGCCCACGACGGCGCTGGACGAAGAGCTGGCTGAGATGCTCTTACTGCGCAAGAAAGACAAGGAGGCAAACGCGCGTCGCCGTCACGACTACAATGCGATGAtcgtgacgctgctgaagtCCCTGGCGGAGCGCGGCAAGCTGGAGAAGAtcgtggcggaggtgcaggcgAAGGTCTCCAAATAAAGTAGTGCCAACGTGTTTGTAGGCGCGGTGTTGCGTGTTTTTGTGTGTCTCCATTGGTGGTagcgggggggagggcgagggcgcCGTCTCACTtgtggtctctctctctctctcaacctACTTACCTcgtccttccccctccctacccCAATCACTCCACCTCGACGAGGCGAATTcgtttgcgtgtgtgggtttgtgtgtgtggggggggggtgttgttgtggcgctggcgcgtgTGAGCTACGTGGGCTGCGCTTCTTACTTTGCTGACGGTGTTCGTTGtacatgtgtgcgtgccgcgCTCACATGCGCCAGCGCAGGGGACTCTTCTCTTTTAGCACCAccgttttcccttttccgtTGCTCCTCCGTGGGCGCACTAAACGATGGCAGCGGTACGCGCAGGCACGACAAGAGGACCGTAGCGCATTTGAATGGCGGCGCGGTGGGAGGGGATGGGGCCTAGGTGCGCCTTCCACCACGACACTCCACTTACTCCATGCCCTCTCGTgctctcctccgctctcaCGTACACGACTGGCCCTCGTCCTACGCTTGAGAAGCGGCGCTTCAAGTCCAAGAGTACAGATCCTCATCTGCGTCAGgaaggtgggggagggggatgcggcggcgaaggtgctGCCTCTGTCTCTTTAGCCTTCTCCTTGGCGCGTGGGACCTCCATGGAGCGGCAACGAAGCAACTCACTGAACGACTCTGCCTCCACCCTTCCAGGCACAGACACCCcaaccctctccctcactgtCTCCCCTTCCTTTGGCTGTCTTATTCCCTGCCCATCTGTActcttctcgcttccctcAAGCaagtgggtgtgcgtgtagctTCAAGCCCCTGTACCTCTCGACCTGCTCTTGCTTTGCTGCCCACCTGCCCCTTATCGGCGTCTAAGCACGCACTCGTCCACCCCCTTCTTCTGCCTTGACCCCCTGAACGCTTTCATGAGAAGGTTGGTGACTCTCCAcatcacctcctctcccctctcgccttgcactcccctcttcctctcctctgtcgtCCTTAGTGGGTCGAGCACCTATGGAAACGTACACACGTCGTCGCCATGCCACACCCTGACAACGATGGCCCTTTCCgcggcgtcgtcctcggACGCCCTGAACAACTGCACCTCCTTTGAATCAGAGAGTGAGCTGTCTCTCGCACAGGAAGACCTGAAACAACTGCAGTCGAGCCTGCAGAGTACTCGATCGTTCTCGGAGGTTCCAGCCTCGGTGCGGACGCGGCACACGTCAACGACTCCGCCGGCGCgaacgctgccgccgcgcctccCTGTCTCGATGAAGGCGGCTGCGTCCTCGTCGATGTTGGTAAAGCCACTGCAGATGACGACTTCAGTGGCACCAGGACCACCGTTACAGTGCCCTCCGCAGCTTGTCGTGCGTCCTCAGACTATCGTACTGCCAGCTCTTCTCCAGCGTCCACGGTGGCACAACGTGGTCCATGAGCGCTATAGGGCGAGCGCGCCCGGATACGTAGATGCCTGTGCTCAAGTGCTCCGAGATATCCACAGTATGTGGGAGGAATGCATGTTAaaccgccgtcgccgcgagGAGGGTGTGCGAGGACGTCAAGGCGATCAGGGCAAGGATGATGGGGATAGTTGCTTCGCTGAACACGTCAGCGAGCTGCTGtttcacgcacacaccgatGCGCTTCTAGTCCTTTTGGAAGGGGTGATCGGCATCCACGACGGTGGTGACGCGTTTGCTGACAGTACTGCACCTTTCCACTGCAAGCTGATCCTGCACTTGGTCGACAGACTGGCCCGGCGAACGGTGGAGCTGAGTGGAAAACATATGGCTCACCTCAGCCATCTCTTACTGAGTTGCCCTTCCCTGCTCACCGTCGCACCTTCGGCCCAAAACAGTCATGCGCAGGCGctcacggcggcgcagcaggaggatgTGTGGAACACCTTCACCTTCTTGTGCTACGCAACACGTCGCAATCTGCGCAGACGGCAAAATGTCGACTCCCttgaggcgctgctgtgtggcGTGTACATGCGAATCTATAACGACTCCTCCACCGCACTGAGCGACGACAGGGGTAATCGCGCCTCACGCCTCGCTTCTTCGATGCGGCGGTGCTACGCAGATGCCGTGGACggtgggcagcagcgtcagtaCGTCTGtcatctcttccctcctGGGCTCATGGCAAAGGTGCGGCAGGCAGCGCTATGCCATCTCGTGCATCGTTGCTTGTTCAGCGGCGCTCCAGCCCaagtcggtgctgctgaggccATCACTGAGGAAAGAGTAACCCAGCTACTCGCCTGGGCACTTCTGCTGGCACCCAAGGACATGGGCCCTGCCgtgcacgccgccgtcgttCATCGACTACGCAGGAACACCGAGCTGGCAGGCGGCGGATTAACCGCTGGCGCTTCACCAGTGTATGTCgagtcgtggcggcggctggccCTTCGAGTCGAAGCCATGGTGCCCCTCTACAGGATTGGCGGGAAGCGTGCCACTGCTTCGCCTAATGGTACGGAGGTCTTTCAGCGGCTCCACTGGGCATTCAAAGACACAGACGGGTGGGCGGTGCCGTCGGCGGACCGTCTCCTCCTTGCAACGGTGCAGGAGCGAAGCCTCGCACAGAAATACTCCTCAGTGCCGCCGTGGAGGGCAACAGAGTACGTGGCACCACGGGGAGTCGAGACAGCGCGGCTGTGCAGCGGAGACGCCGCGGCGCAACGTGTGGCGAACGGCGCAGCCGCTACACTGCGCGCGTATGCTTTTCTCCGGTGGGAGCCGCTTAACGTCAgtgaggcggagcagctATTGCCCAACGATGCACCTCTGGCGTTGAGCGCGTTACACATGGAGAGAGCTCGAAGAGAAACCCACGCGTCCATTGTTGAGAGAAGAATTACGAAGGTATGCGAGGATACCATCGAGACCGCTGCACATCTACCGCTGCACGCCCTGTGCCTCGCCGAGGttctctgtgtgcgcctcctACGGTCTCTGCACCGCTGGAGGGGTACATCAACCGACGACATCATCGTACCTCCTGCCtcgagcggcgctgcggcaacgTCTCCAGCGATCATAGGCGTCTCGCAACAGCGCCGCATtctcgcagcgctgcggcagttgTTGACCCACTTGCGCGCCGAGGGAGCCATGATCGCGTTGCTTGGGCTGCAAGGTGAAGCTCGCAACACCGCGGCAACGGGtagatgcagcagcgagcacaTTCAACGAGATCCTTCTCGCACTGCGCCGCCCAGTGCGCCAATATGGCCGTCCATGCCACAGCGCACTTGGTGGCtactcagcagcgccatgtgCCAACACGCAGAAGATGCGGTGCGTGCGGCGCGCGAGTGGATGGTCTATCGTGAGATGATGGCgactcccctctcgctcgcaAGCGTCCAGCGGGTGTGCGAGTGGTTGGTGGCACTCCCAGGTCCGCTGCACTCCTCACAGTTGGTGACGGTTCTCCGTGAGTgggcagagatggagaagaacAAACTGAATGACGCTTCATCGCTTGGCCAGGAATGCCTGATGACGTGGGACGACGTGGTGCGGActgcgcaggagcagcacgctGCACAAGCATTGTTGGCCGTGCTTGATGGACAGTGCACTATCGCTgacgcgacagcagcgccataTTGCTCCCCCTGCggtgaggagctgcgccgcacatATGCCATTATGATGGGCCCTACCTCAGCGCAGTTGCGACGACTTCAGTGGATCGCCGAagccaacagcagcgcagtgcgAGAATGGCGGTGGAATGTGGGTGTAGCGTCCCCCCAAATGGGACGGGCTACAGTGAGCCGGCCCGCAGGCTTGCTGGACCCCACTTCTGCGGTTCCCGCTGCAGTGCTCTTGGTCGAGGCGACGGAGGTGAATTTTACTGACACGGAGCATGAGGCGGCGGTTCGGCTTCTGCGTTGGCGCTGCCTCTCCCACCTTTCCAGCCCCAATACTTTCTCTTGGAGTGATCGACTTGCCTGCAGAGCTTTGCAGAGTGCTCAGGCTGTGTCATCTCCCACCACACAGCTGGTGGCAAATAGCGACGAGGTGGTGATCTCTGACCGCTCTTCCGCAGCGGACGGCGACGCCAATGCACTGCCACACCAATGGAAGCATGACAGCGACACCAtcgtctctgccgctgcgcttcacTACCTCCTTTCTAGGTGGAACAGGATGGAGTCGTCCGCCGCAACAATCACCGCGATGTTTAGCACGGCAGAGCTGAACGATGCCCTTCAGGCCCTCGCAGTGTACGTTGAATTCCTTGAAAAGCCTCAGAACGATGGTGTCAATGAGGGGCAGTGCGGCGAGCGGGCGAGAATCCGTCGACTGCggtgtgccgccgccgcttaTGTGGACTGCTTGAGCGATGCATGGCGCGTTACTATGCAGACTGCAGCGTCCACAACGACCACACCTTCGCTTGGCAGGGTGGACGTGAAGGTGTTTCTAATGTGTTTGCCCACACTCTATCAGTGTGCGCTAGAAATGCACGATAGACTGCTGAGGAACAAGGCTGAGCTCGGCAACGGCGATGACGAGGTCCTGAGGAGTCTTCCATGCCTCTCCGGTCCCCTTCATGAGGCCGCGTTTCGTGCCCTGGTGGACAGCCCGGAAACACAGAGCGACACTATCGAGACGactctgctgctggccgATCACATAACACGCAGATGGCCTGTTCGGACAAAGAtatcccccttctcctcgagGAGAGCTCATTCCAGCAAAGCGTTACCACTCTCATTAAGTGATGGCGCGCCAACGTTCTCGGTGCCACTCTCCGTCTACCGGCTCGTGCTCGCCACGTACGCAGCGACTCGAACGCCACTCCCGCAGCGCATACGCGTGtgctgcgaggcggcgctccgtcgcgagagaaaaagggtACTGGAGGAACCCTTGTAGGGCTCTTGATCAATGTCGTCCGGCACATgaccgccccccccccaaatacacacagagagatTTGCCCCCACGTCCAAACGAGAAGCAGGTCGAAACCGGCACTGACACGTACGCACAGACGCGACTAAGAAAACGGTCAGAGCTAAGATggactctctcctccttttcctgttCCTCACTGATAGACACGCCACCCCGAACATCTGAGGCATACAATGCGCCTTCCTCTCTAGCGAgctgcttccttctcttACCACGAGCAAGCTCAGGGGAAGCGCTCTGTTCATTTGCATGCACTCCCATCAGCGTGATCATCGTAGCCATGCGGGCAGCACTCGGGTTCTCGCCTCCACCATCACCTCCCGgtacctctctccctttgccACAGTCGCCACCCCCACTTCCctgtgcaccacctccattgtcctctcttccctttcttctttgcaaTTTACTCAGCTACTGCCGTCCCTCGTAGCGTGACGCCTAcgctcccccctcacccccccccaaacgGCAACTGCCCTCCTCTGCATTTTCCTTGTTTTcctggtgctgcttctcaACGTAATGCTGACGTACACGCCTTCTGGGcactgcacgcgcacacctccCTCATGCGCACCGGCCGCGTGGGCATCAGCACCTCACGCCCTGACGGGCCGCGTGCAGACTTTCCCGCCTCGCGAGGCCCCCTCAGTAGCTGTGAACAGATGGTGCGGTGCAAACGACCGCCAAgtgaggagcggctgcgttGCTTCATGctacgcatgcacacacgtgcacagcGCCAGAAAGGCTGCGGCCCCCCTTGCTTGCAGCTCGCGCGCTGAGTGTGAAGCGGGGTAGCCGGAACTTGTCCCGCTGCGGAGACAACTTGACCAGCTGAGACACACAAGAACACGCGTGGCTGTGGCTACGGAgtcgccctccctcctcatgGCACTCGACACGGACcgagcagcgctggagaACGGCATGCTGCGACGTGCTGAGGCACAAGCACTGGCGGTAACTGTCCCGCCGCGTGCGCCTCGCGTTTCCGCTTGTCTTTGGTCGTGGCGAATGGAAGCACAAGGCCGAGGCGGGCATGCGTGCAAAATCAGCAGTGTCCGAGGAGCTGGCGCCCACTGCATGGGCCACGGACCCTGTCACCGGTGCCAGGCGCCAGGCCGGCGTCCCCCgtagcggcgccgcggcaagAGCTCCTTGGTGGCGACCGTCGCACACCCGAAGCACGAAGATGTTGAGCTTGCGAGACGGCAGGAGACCACCTTCGCCCAGCTCCGCCCGCGCGCCTGTCCGCACTTGGGACTCCTGCAGTGGTCGGTGTCTGGCAGCGATGCGGTGCGGTACAGATGGCGTGCTGGCCACTACTGCACCGCCGGCATTGTGGTATCCCCACCCCGCCTGTTTTTCTGCTGTGAGGGCGTCCGACCCGGCGCTGTGCTCGGCATGCCAGGCGAGACCCGCGGGCAGACTGCGGCGCCTCACCGGCCCCCTGAGCTGAGGCTGGCGGACTGCTTGGACTCATGGCCGGATTCGATGGGCGACTGCTCGCTCGCCGTGTGGGACGGTGGTCCAGCGGCGTGGGGGTGCGGTGGCTGTGCGCGCCTGTTTGCTGAGGCGATCGTGGGGGTGCGGACCCCATCCGAAAAGACTCTCCTGCCCCCAAGGGCGCGAGGATTGTGTTGCACTCGCGTGCTCTTTGCCTCCGTGCGTACCCCGCACAGCACACCCCTCCCGGCCTCCCACCGCGAGGCGGGCCTTGAGGCTGCCACTTGGGGAGTTTGCCTCCCCAGAAAGGGTCGAGGCCCGGTAAGCCAAGCGACCGGCGGATCGTCAAGGACACCCCGCGTAAAACGGCATCCCCAAAGTCGGGCAGATGTGATGAATGCCTCCGCCCTCTGGAAGTAGCCTcttcccccccaccctctccttgCTCACTCTTCCTCCGGCTGccctctgccccctccccctccgttTGCGCTGTAGAATCTCTGAAAAACAACACTTTGTgactctctcttcccctgcTAGTAcagcccaccaccacaacatCAGCATGAGGAGCTTTCCTTGGTCAATGCGGGCGCGGCGCTACATGCCCAACTTCAATGCCATGGCCCTCGTACTGCTCGCGGTGCAGAATGCGGGGTATCTAATCTTGATGAAGTACGCGCAGCAGGCGGACAAGCACCACACActcgccgccggcggcgcagagccggaggggggggaggcgcagGTGGTTATCTTCAAGGCCTCACACTTTCTGACCACGACGGAGGTTGTGAAGCTCATTTTATCTCTTCTGTGGTGCATCGTGGATGAAGTGCGGGCAATGCAGCAGGAGAGTGCGATCGCCGAAGCAGACACCACGCCAGCGACGCTGTTGCGGGTCAAGGAGGCGGGGCGGGGCAGCGCTTTAAAAAACGCTGCGTCTCCCAATGGCGTCGTGGATGAGAAGTgtcgcctctctcccgccctcggcgacgctgcggagGACATAGACGCCGagtgtgttgttgctgtaGTGTCGCTGCGGGTCCTCGTAACCCGCAAGCGGTTCGCTGCTGTATTTGTGAGCCGCATGCGCCATGCCATTGGGCTGGACCACAAGTacaaggaggcgctgctcatgGTTGCCCCCGCCATCATCTACGCCATCCAGGGCCTGCTGCTCATCTACGCCATCGAGCTGTTGGACCCGACTGTGTTTCAGGTGCTGTACCAGGTGCGCATTATGTTCCTGGCAGCCATGATGGGAGTCGTGCTGGacttccgtctctctcccattCGGTGGGTggcactggtgctgctgatgttcGGTATCACACTGGCACAGGTGAGTGCGCAGAGCACGCGAACGGAGACGACAATCGGTAAAGCCGACGAAGCTGTACAATCAGAGATGGGAAAGACTGCGGCGGCCGAGAAGGTCTCTAGCACATGGTCAATAGAGGGCACATTAGCTGTGCTGGCTGGCGCCTTCTTGAGCGCGCTCTCCGGTGTGTTCATGGAGTTTGTGGTGAAGAAGCGCTGCAACCAGTTCCACTTGTCAGCACGCAACATCCATCTCGCGTTCTTCTCCGTCGTGTACTTCCTCG is drawn from Leishmania panamensis strain MHOM/PA/94/PSC-1 chromosome 24 sequence and contains these coding sequences:
- a CDS encoding CMP-sialic acid transporter, putative (TriTrypDB/GeneDB-style sysID: LpmP.24.0420), whose protein sequence is MRSFPWSMRARRYMPNFNAMALVLLAVQNAGYLILMKYAQQADKHHTLAAGGAEPEGGEAQVVIFKASHFLTTTEVVKLILSLLWCIVDEVRAMQQESAIAEADTTPATLLRVKEAGRGSALKNAASPNGVVDEKCRLSPALGDAAEDIDAECVVAVVSLRVLVTRKRFAAVFVSRMRHAIGLDHKYKEALLMVAPAIIYAIQGLLLIYAIELLDPTVFQVLYQVRIMFLAAMMGVVLDFRLSPIRWVALVLLMFGITLAQVSAQSTRTETTIGKADEAVQSEMGKTAAAEKVSSTWSIEGTLAVLAGAFLSALSGVFMEFVVKKRCNQFHLSARNIHLAFFSVVYFLVVFLCEIWRPEVAVGGLAEFISTFFDGFTSLVWTLVAVQAVGGILVALVMRYCDNIVKSFSTAFAIVLNGMASVFLFHTALNATFLVGAFLVLCSIIMYSLKK